From the Streptomyces sp. NBC_01216 genome, the window GTGAGTCGGGCGAGCTCGGAGGAGAACATCCAGCCACCGAGAGTAGCCAGGATGGTCCCGCCCGGACGCGTCTGCTCGACCCACGCGTAGGGAAGGGAGACGAGCCCACACGTCACGATCACGCGGTCATAAGGGGAACCAGCCGCGTGCCCGGCGAGTCCGTCACCCACGATCAGTTGCGGGTGATAGCCGCATTGGGCCAGTGCAGTTCCGGCGCGCGCGGATACTCCCGCATCGACCTCAACGGAGGTGATCCGCTCGTCAGTCAAGCGGTGGCAGCCGAGCGCGGTCGAGTAGCCCGTGCCCGTGCCGACTTCAAGGACCAGGTCATCATCCTCCACTTGAAGGTCTTCCCACATTCGGACGACCAGGCTCGGCATCGTGCTGGAAGACGTAGGCGCGCGCATGATCTCGCCCCGCAGATCGCCGGGCACAATCGTGCCGGCGATCTGAGTGACCAGAGACTCGTCCTCGTAGCACCGCTCCAGCCACAGCGGCGTGTGCGGCGTGATCGGCGTCCAGGCCGTAGGCCCGCTTCCGTCGATCCTGTCGAAGAACCCGCCGCGCAGAAACTCGTGCCGAGGTACGGCCTCCACTGCTTCTCGCCAGGGCCGCGTCCGTAGATGCCCGTTGGTCGCCAACATCTTCGCGAGCCGAAGGCGAAGCTCCTGCTCTTCGTTGCTCATGTCCTCTTCCTCTCCAGCAGATCTGCCATTGCCGAGACCATGGGGAGTCCCGTGTCCGGCTCCATCCAGGCCCACTGCCCGGACGGGTTGCACTCCAGGAACCACCATTGCCCGAGCTTGTCGATGGCGAAGTCGAACGCCCCAAAGACAAGCCCGAAGTGGGAGAGGTAGGCGCGGATGGACTCCTCGGTTCCCGGCGGTAGCTCGACCACGGAGTAAGTGAGCTTGTCGTAGTCGGTGCGCCAGTCCAACAGGTCCGAGTCGATACGGACGGCAAAGATCCGGTCGCCCATGACGGTCACCCGCACATCGGCGGTCTTGTCGATGCA encodes:
- the tgmC gene encoding ATP-grasp peptide maturase system methyltransferase, which produces MSNEEQELRLRLAKMLATNGHLRTRPWREAVEAVPRHEFLRGGFFDRIDGSGPTAWTPITPHTPLWLERCYEDESLVTQIAGTIVPGDLRGEIMRAPTSSSTMPSLVVRMWEDLQVEDDDLVLEVGTGTGYSTALGCHRLTDERITSVEVDAGVSARAGTALAQCGYHPQLIVGDGLAGHAAGSPYDRVIVTCGLVSLPYAWVEQTRPGGTILATLGGWMFSSELARLTVNDDGTASGRFLGGQISFMLARPQSPPPLGMLPDIDQGDERLTTLGADVINDWDTRFVAQIAAPRAQRISLDRDGRTEHVLVDVGDGSWAALAETEGRWTVRQGGPERIWDDIETHVRLWREAGTPTLEKFQVTVTPDGQKITW